The following is a genomic window from Shewanella avicenniae.
CAACGCCCACATCGGCGATCAACAGTTGCTCTTCTAGCTCTTCAAACAGGTCATCATCAATCTTTTTACCGCGGAACAACCCGATAAAGCCTGAGCCTATGTTTTCGCTAGTGCGCATCAAGCCACGCTTTAGGCGGGCAAACAGGCCTTCGCGTTTTGGTTTTTGTTGCGGCTCTGGCTGCGCTTCTGCTTCTGCTTCTGCTTCTGCTTCTGCTTCTGCTTCTGCTTCTGCTTCTGCTTCTGCTTCTGCTTCTGCTTCTGCTTCTGCTTCTGCTTCTGCTTCTGCTTCTGCTTCTGCTTCTGCTTCTGCTTCTGCTTCTGCTTCTGCTTCTGCTTCTGCTTCTGCTTCTGCTTCTGCTTCTGCTTCTGCTTCTGCTTCTGCTTCTGCTTCTGCTTCTGCTTCTGCTTCTGCAACAGTTGACTCTACTGCAGCAGCCTCTGCAAGGACTACCGGCGCTACTTCAGCAACTTCTGGCTCTGGCTCTGGCTCTGGCTCTGGCTCTGGCTCTGGCTCTGGCTCTGGCTCTGGCTCTGGCTCTGGCTCTGGCTCTGGCTCTGGCTCTGGCTCTGGCTCTGGCTCTGGCTCTGGCTCTGGCTCTGGCAGAGAATCCGCCACGGACGTGGTTTCAACAACCGTTTCTGCTACGGGTGTTATTTCAAGCTGCACTGCATCGTTCGCGTCAACGTTTACAGTGCTGTCAATGCTGGCATCGGTTGATGCCTGCTCAAGCGGTTGTGCTTCAGGAGTAGGCTCCTGCGCTTGCTTATCTTTGCGGAACCAGGAGAAAAAACCTTTCTTAGCCATTCGTTATCAATGCTCAATCGTAATGGGTGGTAACAGGCAGTCGAGCTGAGGTCAACTGCAAATCGGGCGGCTTGCCCAGTGTATTCATGCGCGCTGGCCGCTTTGCGCTTCGCGTTCTTTGGCGAGTTTGTTATAGAATAGCGGCGCTCGCTTTAGCACCGTGACACAGTAAGTAAAAACTGCTGCATTTTGACGGCGTTAAAATAATCGGCACAGTCTACCATTTTATTTGTTCTGGCAAAATCACGGGGGTCAAATGTCCAAAAATCGCCCAGGCAGCGGTCAAGTGCGTATTATTGCGGGGCAGTGGCGCTCGCGGCGCTTGCCCATCCATGATCTGGACGGATTACGCCCCACCACTGACCGAGTACGCGAAACCCTGTTCAATTGGTTGAGCGCTGACATTGCCGGTAGCCAAGTACTGGACTGTTTCGGCGGCAGTGGCGCATTGGCATTAGAAGCGCTATCACGCTACGCCGATTTTGCTCGGATTTATGAACTGCAAACCACGGCGGCAAAACAACTGCAGCAAAATCTGGCCACCTTGAAGTGCGACCATGCCGAGGTGCTAAATCGCGATGTGATTGCCGCACTGAGTCTGCCCGCCGACCGTCACTTTGATCTGGTGTTTATTGATCCGCCATTTCGTAAAGGCTTGGCGACACAAACCATTGACCAACTAGATAAAAACAATTGGCTTAACGAATTAGCGCTGATTTATGTGGAAGTCGAAAGCGAGTTAGGTGCACTGAACGTACCCGCAGGATGGGTACAGCTTAAAGAGAAATTGGCAGGACAAGTATGTTATCGCCTCTATCAACTGCAACGTGAGGCTGAATCATGCTGATTACTTTTGGAAAAATGCTTACCCTGCTGGCGTGGTGTTTGATGGGTTACAATCTGCTGCTACCGTTTGGCGGCAATATTTCGCTGATCCTCAATATCCTGCTCGGTGTCACTGTGATGATGCACCTGCTGCAAACCTTAATGTTTTATTCGGTGTTCAACAGTCTTTTGCCACTCAAGGGCAAGGATTATCTGCAAGCCTTTGTGTTTGGCGTGTTTGCCTTGCTGCAATATCGTAGGCAAGCGATGGCGAAGATCGCCGAGCAGCAATCTTCGCGTTAAACATCGCCCATCGGCACGCTAACGTAAAAAGCGGATGGCAAGGGGGTAATGAAACACCTTGCCTTCGCTCGCTTTAATGGCGGCGATGACGGTAACAATCAGGTTTAGCAGCCCCAAAAGCCCCAGTAATACAAAGCCCACCAGCACAAATGCCAACACAGCACTTATTGCGAAGTAAATCAGCATACTGATCTGAAAATTGAGGCAATTTTTGCCGCACGCTTCAATAAAAGACGAGTCTTCACGCTTCATCAAATACACAATGAGCGGCCCAAGCACATTGCCAAACGGGATCAGGTAGCCAGCAAAACTGGCGCAGTGTACCAGCACTCCCATATCACGTTCTTGCCGAGTGATTGTTTCCATTGTCATCACCATCCTTGATAAAGGTGTTCACTGCCATATAACCGCCCCTGCCAACTTTCGCAGCGATTACTGGCAAGGCGCTTGTGGAGATTTTGCTGCCAGTCGCTGCCAAGCGCAGGTGCAGTCAGCAATCGCTGATAAGCTGCGGCATCAAACGGTTCGGCAAAATAGAGCGCGATGGCTTCAGCAACCGTGATATCCCCATGACGCTGCACAATAGCGACCGCATCGCCTTCGTTAATGGTGCCCGGTGTGAGCACCCGATACAGCCAGCCGCAGCGCGCCGTATCTTGCATGGTACGGGCAAATTCGCGCTGACGAAACTGCAGATTGGTTTTAAAACAGGGGGCGCGCGGTAGGGTGATTTGCAGCAACACCTCACCAATTGCAATCTCATCGCCGATGCAGACATCTTGCTCCAGCAAACCTAGCGTTGAGATATTTTCACCCAAGGCCGGCGCTTGCCGATCGGCCGCCATCAGCCCCTGCTGTTTGAAAAAGGCATAATGCTCTTGCGGGAAGTGATGCAATACGCGTTCATCACCGCCATGGTTTTTCAGGTCAAATCGGGTATCACCTTCAAGATGATCGCGGTGCACGATGAGTTGGCGCATGGTCTGCTTACTGTTGATGCCACTTTGCACCTCTTCAGTAAAGCGGTTGCCCGTTCCGGCATACAATCCTGTTAAGCTGATCGTCATCTTTCGCATCCTATCGAGGTTGAGCCATTAATGACTCAGCACAATGTTATTACGGCCATTTTCTTTGGCTTGATACAAGGCCTTGTCTGCACGATTGAGCAGTTGCTCGCCCGTCTCCTGCGACTG
Proteins encoded in this region:
- a CDS encoding DUF4870 domain-containing protein; its protein translation is METITRQERDMGVLVHCASFAGYLIPFGNVLGPLIVYLMKREDSSFIEACGKNCLNFQISMLIYFAISAVLAFVLVGFVLLGLLGLLNLIVTVIAAIKASEGKVFHYPLAIRFLR
- the ftsY gene encoding signal recognition particle-docking protein FtsY, which translates into the protein MAKKGFFSWFRKDKQAQEPTPEAQPLEQASTDASIDSTVNVDANDAVQLEITPVAETVVETTSVADSLPEPEPEPEPEPEPEPEPEPEPEPEPEPEPEPEPEPEPEPEPEPEVAEVAPVVLAEAAAVESTVAEAEAEAEAEAEAEAEAEAEAEAEAEAEAEAEAEAEAEAEAEAEAEAEAEAEAEAEAEAEAEAEAEAEAEAEAEAEAQPEPQQKPKREGLFARLKRGLMRTSENIGSGFIGLFRGKKIDDDLFEELEEQLLIADVGVETTRKLIDRLTEHASRKQLKDAEALYDLMRDEMLAMIEPVSVPLIPENSEGPFVLLMVGVNGVGKTTTIGKLAKQYQREGKSVMLAAGDTFRAAAVEQLQVWGQRNNIPVIAQHTGADSASVLFDALQAAKARGVDVLIADTAGRLQNKSHLMEELKKVVRVMKKLDPNAPHEVMLTLDASTGQNAISQAQLFNEAVGVTGITISKLDGTAKGGVIFAIADKFGIPIRHIGVGEQIDDLRTFVAKDFIDALFSQEKTDS
- the rsmD gene encoding 16S rRNA (guanine(966)-N(2))-methyltransferase RsmD translates to MSKNRPGSGQVRIIAGQWRSRRLPIHDLDGLRPTTDRVRETLFNWLSADIAGSQVLDCFGGSGALALEALSRYADFARIYELQTTAAKQLQQNLATLKCDHAEVLNRDVIAALSLPADRHFDLVFIDPPFRKGLATQTIDQLDKNNWLNELALIYVEVESELGALNVPAGWVQLKEKLAGQVCYRLYQLQREAESC
- a CDS encoding DUF1145 domain-containing protein, with the protein product MLITFGKMLTLLAWCLMGYNLLLPFGGNISLILNILLGVTVMMHLLQTLMFYSVFNSLLPLKGKDYLQAFVFGVFALLQYRRQAMAKIAEQQSSR
- a CDS encoding MOSC domain-containing protein is translated as MTISLTGLYAGTGNRFTEEVQSGINSKQTMRQLIVHRDHLEGDTRFDLKNHGGDERVLHHFPQEHYAFFKQQGLMAADRQAPALGENISTLGLLEQDVCIGDEIAIGEVLLQITLPRAPCFKTNLQFRQREFARTMQDTARCGWLYRVLTPGTINEGDAVAIVQRHGDITVAEAIALYFAEPFDAAAYQRLLTAPALGSDWQQNLHKRLASNRCESWQGRLYGSEHLYQGW